One window from the genome of Lentisphaera araneosa HTCC2155 encodes:
- the pheT gene encoding phenylalanine--tRNA ligase subunit beta: protein MKISLNWIQEFVDYKLDRDAQALGDFISLSVAEVEEVEQVGAALAQVKAVKVLSCAPHPEADRLQLATINTGSEERTIVCGASNCRPGITVPFADLGAKLPITDKEGKPAILEIKKAKIRGFESTGMLCSEAELGLADSAEGILEMDDAIAAGTYLNTLEQYSGIEDIIFEIDNKSLTHRPDLWGHYGFAREFSAMFDLDLKTYPGTAVEQADNGFAIAIDAGDCRRYSSLRVKNISVGDSPQWLQDRLTQSGINCINNIVDLTNFILLELGQPMHAFDTEKLKGQDIVVRTAQNGETFKALDENDYTLTEEDMVISIGAQAEALAGVIGGDTSAIDENSTEILIECASFNASAVRRSATRHGIRTDSSSRFEKSLDPENTPLALARIWQLIKELCPKAELVGGMGDLYTQAYPAAHIDTSIDFIEKALGCDIGKDFILKRLERLGFEIQGDLKLGIPSWRNTKDVAIPEDIVEEIGRLYGFDNITPEVLHTADKVPAVNSARTLERRFKDILSNGYSYSEIMTYPWCGDDELKAFGLSSEGLMKLQNPVSEDATYMKPNNMPKIIKAVAENLKHFNSVKLYDFNRIYDTSQMVQELLPTERFQFSGALVPAPAGKKNLQTEAFYELKATVANLLEVAGIKTWQLSEYKDAPEWVHPGISCQFRRGRVVLAEIFKLHPAVAEKNKIKSNAYLFCINFDELAKSKRKLKYEQISKFPAVPFDITVQAPKKALAGDIQGLIRKGGGKNLLDVEVFSVYEREEDKTVSFRMHFAAKDHTLVHDEIHQLQKNVVAAILKGKYEIPNLPDDLK, encoded by the coding sequence ATGAAAATTTCACTTAATTGGATTCAAGAATTTGTTGATTACAAACTCGATCGCGACGCTCAAGCTCTCGGCGACTTCATTTCACTCTCTGTAGCTGAAGTAGAAGAAGTTGAGCAAGTTGGTGCTGCACTCGCCCAAGTAAAAGCGGTAAAAGTTCTCTCTTGCGCGCCTCACCCAGAAGCTGATCGCCTCCAACTCGCCACCATCAATACGGGCTCTGAAGAACGCACGATCGTTTGCGGAGCGAGCAATTGCCGCCCGGGCATCACTGTTCCTTTCGCTGATCTCGGCGCTAAACTCCCCATTACTGACAAAGAAGGTAAGCCGGCGATTCTCGAAATTAAGAAAGCTAAAATTCGCGGTTTCGAAAGTACTGGCATGCTCTGTTCTGAAGCTGAGCTCGGACTTGCGGATAGCGCAGAAGGCATCCTCGAGATGGACGATGCTATTGCTGCGGGAACTTACCTCAATACGCTCGAGCAATACTCTGGCATCGAAGACATCATTTTTGAAATTGATAACAAATCATTAACTCACCGCCCTGATCTTTGGGGCCATTACGGCTTCGCACGTGAATTCAGTGCGATGTTTGACCTTGATCTCAAAACTTACCCAGGTACAGCAGTTGAGCAAGCAGACAATGGTTTCGCTATTGCCATCGATGCAGGAGATTGCCGCCGTTACTCATCACTAAGAGTTAAAAACATTAGTGTTGGTGACTCTCCTCAGTGGCTCCAAGACCGTTTGACTCAATCTGGCATCAACTGCATCAACAACATCGTTGACCTCACTAACTTCATCTTACTCGAACTCGGTCAGCCCATGCACGCCTTTGATACTGAAAAGCTCAAAGGGCAAGACATTGTGGTGCGCACAGCTCAAAATGGCGAAACGTTTAAAGCTCTCGACGAGAATGATTATACACTCACAGAAGAAGACATGGTCATTAGCATTGGTGCCCAAGCTGAAGCTCTCGCTGGCGTAATTGGCGGTGACACCAGTGCGATTGATGAAAACTCAACTGAGATCCTCATTGAATGCGCATCCTTCAACGCTTCTGCAGTGCGTCGTTCAGCTACGCGCCATGGTATTCGTACTGATTCTTCGAGTCGTTTCGAAAAATCTCTCGACCCAGAAAATACACCACTTGCGCTCGCACGTATTTGGCAGTTGATCAAAGAGCTTTGCCCCAAGGCTGAACTAGTAGGTGGTATGGGTGACTTATACACGCAAGCATACCCAGCAGCTCACATTGACACAAGTATTGACTTCATTGAAAAAGCTCTTGGTTGCGACATTGGCAAAGACTTCATCCTCAAGCGCCTCGAACGTCTTGGCTTTGAAATCCAAGGTGATTTAAAACTCGGTATTCCTTCTTGGAGAAACACCAAAGACGTGGCCATCCCAGAAGATATCGTAGAAGAAATCGGCCGCCTCTATGGTTTCGATAACATCACACCAGAAGTGCTTCATACCGCAGACAAAGTTCCTGCTGTTAACAGTGCTCGTACTCTGGAACGTCGATTTAAAGACATTCTCTCTAATGGTTACAGCTACAGTGAAATCATGACTTACCCTTGGTGTGGTGATGACGAGCTCAAAGCTTTCGGCCTCAGTTCTGAAGGACTCATGAAATTGCAGAATCCTGTCAGTGAGGATGCGACTTACATGAAGCCAAACAACATGCCAAAGATCATCAAAGCCGTGGCTGAAAACTTGAAGCACTTCAACTCTGTGAAGCTTTATGACTTCAACCGCATTTACGATACAAGTCAAATGGTGCAGGAACTTCTCCCCACGGAGAGATTCCAATTTAGTGGTGCACTTGTCCCTGCTCCTGCGGGCAAGAAGAACTTACAAACTGAAGCGTTCTATGAACTAAAAGCCACCGTTGCCAACTTGCTCGAAGTAGCAGGCATCAAAACTTGGCAGCTCAGCGAATATAAAGATGCACCGGAATGGGTTCACCCAGGTATTTCCTGCCAATTCCGCCGTGGACGTGTCGTTTTAGCTGAAATCTTTAAACTTCATCCCGCCGTGGCTGAAAAGAATAAGATCAAATCAAACGCCTACCTCTTCTGCATCAACTTTGATGAACTCGCTAAGAGCAAGCGTAAGCTTAAATACGAGCAGATCTCTAAATTCCCTGCTGTCCCCTTCGATATTACTGTGCAAGCGCCTAAAAAGGCTCTAGCAGGCGATATTCAAGGCCTTATCCGCAAGGGTGGAGGTAAGAACCTACTCGATGTGGAAGTCTTCTCTGTCTATGAGCGCGAAGAAGATAAAACAGTTTCTTTCCGTATGCACTTTGCTGCGAAGGATCATACCTTGGTTCACGACGAGATTCATCAACTTCAAAAGAATGTCGTTGCAGCAATCCTCAAAGGAAAATACGAGATACCAAATCTCCCAGATGATTTAAAGTAA
- a CDS encoding alpha-1,4-glucan--maltose-1-phosphate maltosyltransferase — MSQELLRTDYNSHYVYIQNVKPSIDGGIYPIKRRQGDQVNVSAEILQQGHDGLSAELHFKHKSERRWQSIPMDCENAGLDLYKAQFTVENMGLYEFKIFAYADFYDNWAHGVEKKFNVGEDIASELIEGVELLKDCQSRANKTVAKNLASIVKELEAEKDMSRKFYRMMEGELKDLAASLPDKESFNTATSSIYSVRCDRRRAEFASWYEVFPRSCSGKEGMHGTFRDVEKMLPYIDDLGFDVLYFTPIHPIGFSKRKGKNNSLTSAKGEPGSPYAIGSEAGGHFAVHPELGTMDDFDHLVKACAEKDIEIALDFALNCSPDHPYLKEHPDWFYRRPDGSIKYAENPPKKYEDIYPLNFECEDRKNLWAEIRDIFLFWASHGVRTFRVDNPHTKPISFWNWCIAEVHKEYEDVIFLSEAFTRPRLMELLAKNGFTQSYSYFTWREGKEELTEYFNYLHNSEAVEYMTANIFATTPDILPKHLQFSSAQMFRIRHALAVTLSPMYGMYTGYELCENIPVGPRDELMDSEKYELKVRNYEDSGSIAPFVKKLNMIRRENPALQVQNNLKFCSVNNEKLIAYIKRVEGNTLLIVVSLDPLHTQSGMVHLPLHELGFDQHHQYKMHDLMTDQVYDWSGPDNFVELSDRAAPVHVFRVF, encoded by the coding sequence ATGAGTCAAGAGCTACTGAGAACGGATTATAATAGTCATTACGTTTATATTCAGAATGTAAAGCCGTCGATTGATGGCGGTATATACCCCATTAAAAGACGCCAAGGCGACCAAGTGAACGTGAGTGCTGAAATCCTTCAGCAAGGTCATGATGGCTTATCGGCGGAGTTACATTTTAAACATAAAAGTGAAAGACGTTGGCAAAGCATTCCTATGGATTGCGAAAATGCAGGTCTCGATCTGTATAAAGCTCAATTTACTGTCGAAAACATGGGCTTATATGAATTTAAGATTTTTGCTTACGCGGATTTTTATGATAACTGGGCCCATGGAGTAGAGAAGAAATTTAACGTTGGCGAAGATATTGCTTCTGAGCTCATCGAAGGTGTTGAACTACTCAAGGATTGTCAATCACGAGCAAACAAAACAGTCGCTAAGAACTTAGCTTCAATAGTTAAAGAACTTGAAGCTGAAAAAGACATGAGCCGTAAATTCTATCGTATGATGGAAGGTGAATTAAAAGATTTGGCTGCGTCGCTTCCCGATAAGGAGTCATTTAATACGGCGACGAGTAGTATTTATTCAGTTCGTTGTGATCGCCGTCGTGCAGAATTTGCTTCTTGGTATGAAGTTTTTCCACGTTCATGCTCAGGTAAAGAGGGCATGCACGGCACTTTCCGTGATGTTGAAAAAATGTTGCCGTATATTGATGATTTGGGTTTTGATGTTCTTTACTTTACGCCTATTCACCCAATTGGCTTTTCAAAACGAAAAGGTAAAAATAACTCACTGACTTCGGCAAAAGGTGAGCCGGGTAGTCCTTATGCTATCGGTTCTGAAGCTGGCGGTCACTTTGCTGTGCACCCTGAATTAGGTACAATGGATGACTTTGATCACTTAGTTAAAGCCTGTGCGGAAAAAGATATTGAAATTGCTTTGGACTTTGCTTTAAACTGTTCGCCTGACCACCCTTATTTAAAAGAACATCCCGATTGGTTCTACCGTCGCCCTGATGGCTCGATCAAGTATGCCGAAAATCCTCCAAAGAAATACGAAGATATTTATCCTCTCAATTTTGAGTGCGAAGATCGCAAAAATTTATGGGCTGAAATTCGCGATATTTTCCTCTTCTGGGCGAGTCATGGCGTACGAACTTTCCGTGTTGATAATCCTCACACAAAACCAATTAGTTTTTGGAACTGGTGTATTGCAGAAGTTCACAAAGAATACGAAGATGTGATCTTTTTGTCAGAGGCTTTTACACGTCCGCGACTCATGGAATTGCTCGCCAAAAATGGTTTCACTCAATCCTACAGCTACTTTACTTGGAGAGAGGGCAAAGAAGAATTGACTGAATACTTCAATTACCTGCACAATTCTGAAGCAGTTGAATACATGACGGCAAATATTTTTGCAACGACTCCGGATATCTTACCTAAGCACTTACAGTTTTCTTCTGCGCAAATGTTCAGGATTCGCCATGCCTTAGCCGTAACCCTTTCGCCAATGTATGGTATGTACACGGGCTATGAATTATGCGAAAATATCCCAGTAGGGCCACGTGATGAACTGATGGATTCAGAGAAGTATGAACTCAAAGTTAGAAATTATGAAGACTCGGGAAGCATTGCTCCATTTGTCAAAAAATTAAATATGATTCGCCGCGAGAACCCAGCTTTACAGGTACAGAATAATCTAAAATTCTGTAGTGTGAATAATGAAAAGCTTATCGCATATATAAAGCGAGTTGAGGGCAATACACTACTGATCGTAGTCAGCCTTGATCCTCTGCACACTCAAAGTGGAATGGTGCACTTGCCACTTCATGAATTAGGTTTTGATCAGCATCATCAATATAAGATGCATGACCTCATGACTGACCAAGTTTATGATTGGTCTGGGCCTGATAATTTTGTTGAACTCTCTGATCGTGCTGCACCAGTGCATGTCTTCAGAGTTTTCTAA
- the pheS gene encoding phenylalanine--tRNA ligase subunit alpha, with product MIEDINKIVAEFTEKVNAEGDLQALEQIKAAYMGKKGPLTGILKNLRNLSPEEKSEVGQAANKAKTAMQEVMENRRQGIIRAQIDEKVASEWVDFTLDEDAEKIGALHPVSQMQYEIEDIFSGLGFTVQDGPHCELDFYNFEALNIPADHPARDMQDTFYFENGAILRTHTSAIQARAMERIKPPFKIIGPGKVFRVERLDASHEAAFHQLEGMVVDEDISVANLIHTMKTLLSEIFQKDIKVRLRPGYFPFVEPGFELDINCQICNGKGCSVCKQTGWLELMPCGMVHPNVLKAGGIDTEKFTGFAFGLGLDRLVMMRHKIEDIRHLHSGDLRFSSQFK from the coding sequence ATGATCGAAGACATCAATAAAATTGTCGCCGAATTCACCGAGAAAGTGAATGCCGAAGGTGACTTGCAGGCACTTGAGCAGATCAAGGCTGCCTACATGGGTAAAAAAGGCCCTCTTACTGGTATTCTCAAAAACCTTCGTAACTTGAGTCCTGAAGAAAAATCTGAAGTTGGCCAAGCTGCAAACAAAGCCAAAACTGCCATGCAAGAAGTTATGGAAAATCGCCGCCAGGGTATCATCCGTGCACAAATCGATGAGAAAGTTGCGAGCGAATGGGTGGACTTCACCCTTGATGAAGATGCAGAAAAAATTGGTGCACTTCACCCCGTTTCTCAAATGCAGTACGAAATTGAAGACATCTTCAGTGGCCTCGGCTTCACAGTTCAAGATGGCCCTCATTGTGAACTCGACTTCTACAACTTCGAAGCACTCAATATTCCTGCTGATCACCCGGCTCGTGATATGCAAGATACATTTTACTTTGAAAATGGCGCTATCCTCAGAACACATACTTCTGCTATTCAGGCACGTGCTATGGAACGCATCAAGCCTCCTTTCAAAATCATTGGCCCAGGTAAAGTTTTCCGAGTTGAACGTTTAGATGCTTCACACGAAGCGGCTTTCCACCAACTCGAAGGCATGGTGGTAGACGAAGACATTTCCGTTGCCAACCTCATTCACACAATGAAAACGCTACTCTCTGAGATCTTCCAAAAAGATATTAAAGTTCGCCTCCGTCCTGGTTATTTCCCCTTCGTTGAGCCTGGCTTTGAACTCGACATCAATTGTCAGATTTGTAATGGCAAGGGTTGTTCAGTCTGTAAGCAAACTGGCTGGCTCGAGCTCATGCCTTGCGGTATGGTTCACCCCAACGTTCTTAAGGCAGGCGGAATTGACACAGAAAAATTCACGGGCTTTGCCTTTGGACTTGGACTCGACCGCCTCGTTATGATGCGCCATAAAATTGAAGATATTCGCCACTTGCATAGCGGTGATCTTCGTTTCTCATCTCAGTTCAAATAA